GTGAGGAGTGAGACATGAGACGCGTGGTGAGGACGGAGGTGTGGCATGGATCGGTGGCGGGATGTAGCCAGCTGCGCTTCTTAGCTCCAGACTTAGCAGACCTTGCAGAACCACTCTGTCCTGGGCATCGCTGGGTACCAGCAGGACTGGCACCTCCTGAGGCTGCTGAGTGTGGCCATCTGTTCCTGAGCATGCAAGGCCACGCCTCTGTGGGCTTGTTTTCTGGCGATTCCATAGCTTGGGAAAGTTGGGTTAGCTCGGGATTCTGGTGAAGACGGTGGTCTGGCCTGACAGCTGAAGCATGGCAATGCCTCTGGAGCacttgaggaaggaagagagttGCTCAGGGGATGAGTTGGTCCCTAATGACTCACTGTGTGAGAGGTCCCAAGGGTGCTGTCTTGGAATGCCTTCTGAGGACAGTACCCAAAGGCCTAAGTAAGGGCTTCCCACCAGGCTCCACCTCCGAAGGGTCCCATTGTCTTCCCACCTCACTCTCTGACGAGCAGCCCCCGACACTTAGAACCCAAAGGGACACTCAGCCTTCTACAAACTACAGCACCTCCACGACCCCAAAGGCACACCTAGCCTGTGCCTCTCCCTGGTGCAGAACTCACCATTATTGTCCCATCATCCCTTGGGCGATGGCTGTCATGTACTATGAGCAGAGCAGGCCTCTCCTCACCTCCAGAGAGTACACGTTCCACTCCGTCCTTGGTGCTCCATGCCATCCACGgtgcctgccacctgctgctgtTCAGGTCTGGTTGCCATGGTATCCTATcccatgtggagatcaaaggtcaTATGGTCCCATACCTTCCAGCAGCTCCAGTATTACATCACAGGAGACTCTCTGGAGTCCTGGGGAAACTCAGGATTGTTCTGGCTCCCCCACATAGGAGTGCAAGCTGCCTGGGGTCCTCCTTCTGGGGTAGGAAACGGTGTTCATCAGATCAACTGTTAGGAAACTTACTCCGGGGTAGAAACCCCATGTGGCACATCGGTGTGACTGGGCAGTAGCCAGGTGAACTTTTCAGTGTTTGCGCCCTCGGTAACTATGTTCTGTGAGGTCTTTGAAGGTGGACGCTGATGGTTTAAATTACAGCACGTTAAGCTAAGTACTAGGGAACAGAATAGGGACGAGAACCCACAACAGAGACTTAAAGCCATGAGAAGGGTAGCATCCACCAATGGTCCCCTCCACCCATCCCCTTAGACAGAAGCCATATTTTGTTTACACTCTTGGCTATCGATAGAACCTCAAAGATGTCCACTGGGCGTCAGCCCTTTCCACAGGCCAGGAAATGAATCTGTGGGTTCTGCCAATGGCTGAAGTCTGGTCGAGTTCACCTCTCAAAACCCaggccatgggctggagagatggctcagcggatgAAGTCCATGGCACACAATCACAGTGCCTGCATTTGAgcctcagcacacacacagacatcctgTCATGAGGCACCATGGCTGTGATTCCcggggcagggaggagggcacTCCAGAGGTCACTGGCTAGCCAACCTGGCTAAACTGGTGAGTTCCAGATTCTatgaaagaactttttaaaaatacaaggtGAGGAGCAAGTGGGGAAGATAACTAacattggcctctggcctctaaaGACAAATATGAATGCATACCTATACACATGAACAGgtgcacacatacctgcacacatgctcaaaatgcacacacacacacacacacacacacacacacacacacacacacacacacacaggaagagagagaacccaGGCCATGTGCCTAGTGCACAGACCCCATAGTCTTCTACACGCCCCTTTCCTAACACAGGCCATAAAGGCACTTTGGATTTCAGAGTCAATTTGGGCTGCATATAACCACCCTGGAAAGCCCAGCTAGCTTCCTTTGCCGAGATAGGGTCGCTCAAGTGAAATACCATGGTCCCTTTGGAAGGGCTGAATGAGTCATAGCTGTGTGCACTCACCAAGAGGTATGAGGCTGCCTTCGAAGACTGTCCTCAGGGGCCCAGCACAGCTGATCTGACTGTTTCTTTAGTTGTGATCATTTCCTAACGGACACTGGCTAAGGCATGGAAAGGGGACAGATGACCATGGCCTCCCATAGTCATGAATCCACTTCTTAAAAACTCTGACCTGCAGAATATCTGAACTGTTGACATTAAAATGTCCAGCAAGTCATTCCCAGGATACTCACAGGGTTGCAGTCTCTGTCACTGTCTAATCGAGGACCCCTCCATCGCCACAGAATGAAGCCCTGTGCTAAAGGCTCCCGGGCCCACACCCCCTTCATCATTAACGTGTTCACCCTCATGTTATACTTGGGGTCTGGCTTGCCACCCAGCAGAGGGGTGATGGGACTTTTAGAAGGCGAAGCCTACAGGAGCCTGATTGACCCCTTCTCTGGTTCCCCTTTTTACCATGTGACCTCTTCTTCTTTCACAAGCTCCCCCAAAATGCCATCTGCCAGCCACAGAGGCTTTCAGGAGAGGAGGTGTGGATGGGGCCACCTGGTCATAGGCTTTCAGCTTCCACATCTGTGAGCTAGAAAAACTTCCTATCGTTAAAAAGCACACAGCTTCAGGTGCTTCATCACAAGTACGGAAAACTAACTAATGCACTTTGTATGGATTCTCCCAGAAGACTGACTCGCACAGAGATGAAATCACacaaatgaatgcatttttttttgttcctgacTTCTTTTATCAACATGATATTTTTGAATTTCCTCCATGTCAAAGCATGTACAGGTATAGCCATTCTTAATGGCTGAATGACATTCCCTGGTATGAGCACACCACACTGGTTCATCCGTTTGTCCTTCCATGGACATTGTTTGTGAGGTCACTCCCTACTCTTCTGATTTCATCTGGAAGGCAGTGTCTTCATGGCTGCCTGCCACCTGGACCCCAGAGAACACCTCTTCCACTGTTTCCTAGAGCTCTGAAAATCAGGACACTGACACCTTTCTCCTTATTTGGAACTTGGAGCCCATTATGTTAATCACCCCCACCTTGAGAAATCAAGGTGGGATACCGCTAAGTGCTGCTGCCTGGCCCCTGATCTCATGGATTTTGGGAGCCCTGCTCTGGGGCACTATCTTCTGAAGATGAAGGACGGCCACTCTGAGCTCAGTTATACCAAGAATGCTCCCCGCAGAAGTGTGCTCTGAATCTAAGGTTGTATGCTTGGGAATGCTCCCCTCAGCACTGTGCTCCAAATCCAAGGTTGTGTGCTCAGGAGTGCTCCTCTCAGGAGTGTGCTCAGAATCTAAGGTTGTGTGCTTGGGAGTGCTCCCCTCAGAAGTATGCTCCTAACTGCCAGGCCCTGTGTTCAGGCCTCAGCAGTGCCCTCCCTGTGAAAGTGCAGTGCTTGGGAGTACTCCCCTCAGAAGTGTGCTCCTAACTGCCAGACCCTGTGTTCAGGCCTCAGCAGTACCCTCCTGTGAGAGTGCCGTGTTTGGGAGTGCTCCCTGGGCAGTGCTCTTCTTATCATGAGGGCTTCGTTCTTGGAAGTGCTGGCCTTTATCAATGTGCTCCTCACCAAGGGCCCAGTTTCTAGTGATCAGCCCAACTTTTCTCACTGAAAGGAATAATCAGGGaatcagtgggggggggggcttagaAAGCattctggaacattctggaaCCAAGGAAGCCTTGACATAGTAACTGTGTCTGAGGCCATGCCATGGGGCGGCAGACACCCGGAGCATAACCCTGGACATCTGGAGCAGCTGGCAGCCCTGACAGTGTGTGGATTCTAGCCATCACTTCAGAGCTGTTCTTCTCGCCAGGAGTCTGGGTCCCCTGCAGGAGTGTCTGGAGcctaagccaggctggcctgggtggtgtgatagctaatcttgattgtcaacttgactgcatttcCAATTATCTAGAAAGCACActtctggatgtgtctgtgagggtgtttccacaGAGGTTTGGCTGAGGAGGGAAGGCCCACTCtaagtgtgggtggcaccatgccATGGGCTGGGCCCCAGCCTGAGCGAGatggggacagaagaaaaccagctACACACCAGCATGCCCTTCCTCTTGTTCTGTTCCTCAGCTCCATGTAACCAGCTCCAAGggtccagtgtcctcttctgatctccatgggcacctaagcacacatacacacatacacatacatacacatacaaacacacacatacacacatacacatacatacacatacaaacacacacatacacatacaaacacacacatacacatacaaacacacacatacacatacaaacacacacacacacacacacatacacaaataaattgaaaaataaaaatatcccctACGTGTCCCttagcaaaagaaaaatgtgtgggCACCCCTCGGCTCTGTCTCAGAGCTCATACACACTTTAGAAGATAAATGTCTCAGATGTTACCATAGCAGTGAACTTCAGTTAGAATTTTGGGATCTAGAGAAAaaccaaatttttttttatacCCTAGAGTCACTTTTCTCCACAAGGGATACACCACATCCTTCACTCTCCAtgcctctcactctctgcacccCCAATTTtctatacacacatcacacacacccccactctCCACACACCCCTACTCTCTAT
The sequence above is drawn from the Peromyscus leucopus breed LL Stock chromosome 1, UCI_PerLeu_2.1, whole genome shotgun sequence genome and encodes:
- the LOC114695500 gene encoding uncharacterized protein LOC114695500, with the translated sequence MCSGDPPTPRPQQWAAEHSLAPLTLSHSDLFLLVYRLIAEICHRNRSRADKGRSDTWENTIRAHAPRTDHVTRIPWQPDLNSSRWQAPWMAWSTKDGVERVLSGVLQRHCHASAVRPDHRLHQNPELTQLSQAMESPENKPTEAWPCMLRNRWPHSAASGGASPAGTQRCPGQSGSARSAKSGAKKRSWLHPATDPCHTSVLTTRLMSHSSHFPGFAVRGGKGPRALHRPAWCQTTQRWRALDLSPTQCLPPRDHGRPHH